One part of the Methanobacterium spitsbergense genome encodes these proteins:
- a CDS encoding DUF166 domain-containing protein: protein MLKVVIVTDGKYGDRAFETINELFDTAFIELEKPEAMFIDEIVIPERDLKIIESADILIAYTNHPDLTLELVDMFHNQVEWIIVASWKGDGFKNQLMSHGNVTCPYIMCELEENGNPKFDEFVSKIGKPKIVLEYDDDKISDITVLRSSPCGSTAFVAGYLKEKYIGQTPDVEDFPKEAGLKLQHYPCRAAKVRLFSDEECKKQLASGLHKDAFEDAM, encoded by the coding sequence TTGTTAAAAGTAGTTATAGTTACAGATGGCAAATATGGGGACAGGGCATTTGAAACAATTAATGAATTATTTGATACAGCGTTTATTGAACTTGAAAAACCTGAGGCAATGTTCATAGATGAAATTGTAATTCCTGAAAGGGATTTGAAAATTATTGAAAGTGCGGATATTTTAATAGCATACACCAATCATCCCGATTTAACTTTAGAACTGGTTGATATGTTTCACAACCAGGTTGAATGGATAATTGTTGCATCGTGGAAGGGTGATGGATTTAAAAATCAATTAATGTCCCATGGAAATGTTACATGTCCATATATAATGTGCGAACTTGAAGAAAATGGAAACCCTAAATTTGATGAGTTTGTATCAAAAATAGGAAAACCCAAAATAGTATTAGAATATGATGATGATAAGATCAGTGATATAACAGTTTTAAGGTCTTCTCCATGTGGATCTACAGCATTTGTTGCAGGATACCTCAAGGAAAAATATATTGGACAAACACCTGATGTTGAAGATTTTCCAAAAGAAGCAGGGCTTAAATTACAGCACTATCCATGCAGAGCAGCTAAGGTAAGGCTTTTCTCGGATGAAGAATGTAAAAAACAACTGGCCTCCGGATTACATAAAGATGCATTTGAAGATGCAATGTAA
- the tnpB gene encoding IS200/IS605 family element RNA-guided endonuclease TnpB codes for MLRAYRYRMYPTKNQEEMVNKHLGACRYVYNWGLEYKIRTYNETGKSISRFDLNKEITILKQSEVWLKEINSQSLQGATLNLDNAFTKFFREKKGFPHFKSKKNRVQSFNVPQNYKVDFNNNKIYLPKIGWIKTKLHRQFKGIQQTATSSMTNTGKYYISILIDDKKSLPEKVKFNQKTTIGLDMGLTHFLITSNGVKVNNPRPFKQQLKRLKREQRKLSRKQKGSNNREKQKLKISRIHERIRNIRNDFQHKLSKSIVCENQAISIEKLNIKGMLRNHNLSQSISDVGWAGFIDKLEYKCEWYGKTLLKLGQFEPSSKICSNCGYHNCNLKLHHREWICPKCEKKHDRDVNAAVNIRDFAMNKQNLISTVGTTEF; via the coding sequence ATGTTAAGGGCATATAGATATCGAATGTATCCGACTAAAAATCAAGAAGAAATGGTGAACAAACATTTGGGAGCATGTCGATATGTGTATAATTGGGGATTAGAATATAAAATCCGAACATATAATGAAACTGGTAAATCAATATCCCGTTTCGATCTTAACAAAGAAATAACAATACTCAAACAGAGTGAAGTATGGCTCAAAGAAATTAACAGTCAATCATTACAAGGAGCTACACTTAACCTTGATAATGCATTCACAAAGTTTTTCAGAGAAAAAAAAGGATTTCCACATTTTAAATCAAAGAAAAATAGGGTACAATCATTCAATGTGCCACAGAATTATAAAGTTGATTTCAATAACAATAAAATATACCTTCCTAAAATAGGATGGATAAAAACAAAATTACATAGACAATTCAAAGGTATACAGCAAACAGCAACAAGCTCCATGACAAATACTGGTAAATATTATATCAGTATTCTAATTGATGATAAAAAATCATTACCAGAGAAGGTAAAATTCAATCAAAAAACCACCATAGGATTGGATATGGGATTAACACACTTCTTAATTACTAGTAACGGTGTTAAGGTTAATAATCCACGTCCATTTAAACAACAGTTGAAACGACTTAAACGTGAACAACGGAAGTTATCACGTAAACAGAAAGGTTCAAATAATCGTGAAAAACAAAAGTTAAAAATTAGTCGTATTCATGAACGAATACGAAACATACGTAATGATTTTCAGCATAAACTTAGTAAATCTATTGTATGTGAGAATCAAGCAATATCAATAGAGAAATTAAATATTAAAGGCATGCTACGAAACCATAACCTCTCACAAAGTATAAGTGATGTTGGCTGGGCAGGGTTCATAGATAAATTGGAATATAAATGTGAGTGGTATGGTAAAACATTACTCAAGTTAGGACAGTTTGAACCATCAAGTAAAATATGCAGCAATTGTGGATACCATAACTGTAATTTGAAATTACATCATCGTGAATGGATTTGTCCAAAGTGTGAAAAGAAACATGATCGTGATGTCAATGCAGCAGTTAATATTCGTGATTTTGCAATGAATAAGCAAAATTTAATCAGTACCGTAGGAACTACGGAATTTTAA
- a CDS encoding transcription initiation factor IIB, giving the protein MKQEVSEIEANETKCPECGSENIINDQGRGEVACGACGLVIDDSIMDMGPEWRAFDSEQRDKRTRVGAPMTYTIHDKGLSTMIDWRNKDIYGRDIPARNRAQWYRLRKWQRKIRISGATERNLAFALSELDRDSSRLGLPRSVREAASVVYRNAVENKLIRGRSIEGVVAASLYAACRKCGVPRTLDEIAEVSRVGKKEVGRTYRFLTRELNIKLPPTSPVDYVPRFASDLNLSGEVQSKAIEIIGMAMDKGLTSGKGPTGVAAAALYIASVLLGERKTQRDVAEVAGVTEVTIRNRYKEISEEIEMGLTL; this is encoded by the coding sequence ATGAAACAGGAAGTTTCAGAAATCGAAGCAAATGAAACCAAATGCCCCGAATGTGGGTCTGAAAATATTATAAACGACCAGGGTCGTGGCGAAGTTGCTTGTGGAGCATGTGGTCTTGTTATAGACGACAGTATAATGGATATGGGTCCTGAGTGGAGAGCCTTTGATAGTGAACAGCGTGATAAGAGAACCAGAGTTGGTGCTCCTATGACTTACACAATACACGATAAGGGACTTTCAACCATGATCGACTGGAGAAATAAAGATATATACGGTCGTGACATACCTGCCAGAAATCGTGCACAGTGGTACAGGCTCAGAAAATGGCAGAGAAAGATCAGAATATCCGGTGCAACCGAAAGAAACCTTGCATTTGCACTATCCGAACTGGACAGGGATTCTTCAAGACTGGGACTTCCAAGAAGTGTTAGGGAAGCAGCATCAGTAGTTTACAGAAATGCTGTTGAAAACAAGTTAATCCGTGGAAGAAGTATTGAAGGAGTTGTAGCAGCATCGCTGTACGCAGCATGCAGAAAATGCGGAGTTCCAAGGACACTCGATGAAATAGCAGAAGTTTCAAGGGTAGGTAAAAAAGAAGTTGGAAGGACATACAGGTTCCTTACAAGGGAATTGAACATCAAATTACCGCCAACATCACCAGTTGACTACGTTCCAAGATTCGCAAGTGATTTAAACCTTTCAGGTGAAGTTCAGTCTAAAGCCATTGAAATTATTGGTATGGCAATGGATAAGGGACTCACATCTGGAAAAGGACCTACAGGAGTTGCAGCAGCAGCACTTTACATAGCATCAGTACTTTTAGGTGAAAGAAAAACACAGAGAGATGTTGCTGAAGTTGCTGGGGTTACAGAAGTAACCATCCGTAACAGGTACAAAGAAATCAGCGAAGAAATTGAAATGGGTTTAACATTATAA
- a CDS encoding ribbon-helix-helix protein, CopG family, whose translation MSKKIAVGLRLDETQLDQLKSFSKRKGGSPVSHHIRIAIAEYLEKYDNWDEHITQ comes from the coding sequence ATGTCTAAAAAGATAGCTGTAGGTTTAAGATTAGATGAAACACAATTAGATCAACTAAAAAGTTTTTCTAAACGTAAAGGCGGAAGTCCAGTCAGCCATCATATTCGGATTGCAATAGCAGAATATTTAGAAAAATATGATAACTGGGACGAACATATAACACAATGA
- a CDS encoding TRAM domain-containing protein gives MFGNYGNDNRNDKGNNAPIQEGGEYEVKIEDTGRDGDGIARIEGFVVFVAGAKVGDEVTVRVNSVRRNFGFADIVE, from the coding sequence ATGTTTGGAAATTACGGAAATGATAACAGGAATGATAAAGGAAACAACGCACCTATTCAGGAAGGCGGAGAATACGAAGTTAAAATCGAAGATACTGGCAGAGACGGAGACGGAATTGCTCGTATCGAAGGTTTTGTTGTATTTGTTGCAGGCGCTAAAGTCGGTGACGAAGTAACTGTAAGAGTTAACTCTGTTAGAAGAAACTTTGGTTTTGCTGACATAGTAGAATAA
- a CDS encoding TRAM domain-containing protein, whose protein sequence is MFGNYGNDRGNDAPIKEGGEYDVKIEDTGRDGDGIARIEGFVVFVAGAKVGDEVTIRVNSVRRNFGFADIVE, encoded by the coding sequence ATGTTTGGAAATTACGGAAATGATAGAGGAAATGACGCACCTATTAAGGAAGGCGGAGAATACGATGTTAAAATTGAGGATACTGGCAGAGACGGAGACGGAATTGCTCGTATCGAAGGTTTTGTTGTTTTTGTTGCAGGCGCTAAAGTCGGTGACGAAGTTACAATCAGAGTTAACTCTGTAAGAAGGAATTTTGGTTTTGCTGACATAGTAGAATAA
- a CDS encoding PH domain-containing protein, with amino-acid sequence MSRNNQPRHPGERILFNTRPRFISALESALFRFIILLLLLFFFTTLIGYAAVVQGKITYLTTIPFVEWFTYGLILIIALIFLSLLWSFLAWRFTCYILTDKRVMIKSGVISKQSVYMHYNKIQDIIVSQGVVQRASNSGDIQIYSGHDRTSLLLENIPKPKEIENMINQKIEGDGEEYHRDFKEGQKFDRRYGV; translated from the coding sequence ATGAGTAGAAACAATCAACCAAGACATCCTGGAGAAAGAATTTTATTCAATACAAGACCAAGATTTATTTCAGCATTAGAATCTGCTTTATTTAGATTCATTATACTGCTACTTTTACTCTTCTTCTTCACAACATTAATTGGATATGCTGCAGTTGTACAGGGAAAGATCACATATTTAACCACTATTCCATTTGTTGAATGGTTTACATATGGTCTGATTTTGATCATTGCACTAATATTTTTATCCCTACTATGGAGTTTCCTAGCATGGAGATTCACATGCTACATACTCACAGATAAAAGGGTAATGATAAAAAGTGGTGTAATAAGTAAACAAAGTGTTTACATGCATTATAATAAGATACAAGATATCATTGTTTCACAAGGTGTTGTCCAGAGGGCTTCAAACTCTGGTGACATACAAATTTACAGTGGCCATGATAGAACATCTCTATTGCTTGAAAACATTCCAAAACCAAAGGAAATTGAAAATATGATCAACCAGAAAATTGAAGGCGATGGTGAGGAATACCATAGAGATTTCAAAGAAGGACAGAAATTCGATCGAAGATATGGAGTATAA
- a CDS encoding zinc-ribbon domain-containing protein produces MFCPECGTQNPPNSKFCNECGINLIETLKELSEIPEDNEDNNLENSEIEDSTWDSDNTENINEVDTDKSEPNPPDTDNPDIETDNPEDSCIICKTV; encoded by the coding sequence ATGTTCTGTCCAGAATGTGGAACACAAAACCCACCCAATTCTAAATTTTGCAATGAATGTGGTATAAACCTAATAGAAACTCTAAAGGAACTATCAGAAATTCCTGAAGATAACGAAGATAACAATTTGGAAAATTCAGAAATAGAAGATTCAACATGGGATTCAGATAATACAGAAAACATCAATGAAGTTGATACAGATAAATCTGAACCAAATCCTCCCGATACAGATAATCCAGATATTGAAACAGATAATCCAGAGGATAGCTGCATCATATGTAAAACGGTATAA
- a CDS encoding DUF169 domain-containing protein, whose amino-acid sequence MDFKEQSKLFKQTFGLKYEPLAISFTNDEVTSGKYEKTSICRALKLAAKGESFLIDENVSTCPGGSKYCGFTEVTSHDQKRRLQKFLTKGEKLTGSIVSFERMQKLTTEPPTGLADRIVMTPLDKAEIRPDMILFQCNPEQACRLISLDTYWDGVSPKQQLIGALCNTAISYTIMSGNTNVSVGDWTARNHQKFDTDITFVSIPYERINNLIEAIPLCSAGEAAAIIPEEFQPD is encoded by the coding sequence ATGGATTTCAAAGAACAATCAAAACTTTTTAAACAAACTTTTGGATTGAAATATGAACCATTGGCAATATCATTTACCAATGATGAAGTAACAAGTGGTAAATATGAAAAAACATCCATCTGCAGAGCTTTAAAACTTGCAGCAAAGGGAGAAAGTTTTTTAATCGATGAAAATGTTTCAACATGTCCAGGTGGAAGCAAGTACTGTGGATTCACAGAGGTAACTTCCCATGACCAGAAAAGAAGACTGCAAAAATTCCTAACCAAGGGCGAGAAACTCACAGGATCCATAGTATCATTTGAGAGAATGCAGAAACTCACAACAGAACCGCCCACAGGACTTGCAGACAGGATTGTAATGACCCCCTTAGATAAAGCTGAAATAAGGCCAGATATGATACTTTTCCAATGCAACCCTGAACAAGCATGTCGACTCATATCATTAGACACATACTGGGATGGAGTATCACCAAAACAACAATTAATCGGCGCATTATGCAATACAGCAATCTCATACACCATAATGTCAGGAAATACCAATGTATCCGTAGGAGATTGGACAGCAAGAAACCACCAAAAATTCGATACTGACATTACCTTTGTATCAATACCATACGAACGGATAAACAACTTAATAGAAGCCATACCACTATGCTCCGCTGGAGAAGCAGCAGCAATCATCCCAGAAGAATTCCAACCAGATTGA
- a CDS encoding MFS transporter, with product MNGNNNGTSNDSVGKSGRGIDYKWIALSNVIIASLMGMINMSIVLISLPAIFNGIHIDPLTSFQYLLWILMGYGLVTATLLLSFGRLSDIYGRVKLFKLGFLIFTVGSILLYLTPSTGDAGALEIIIFRIVQAVGSALFMANSSAILTDAFPSNERGKALGINMVALMSGQFIGLILGGILAIFDWRFVFLVSVPFGILGTIWSSLKLKETSIKAPKTKLDIWGNAVFVLGITLLLVGVTYGLMPYGNDPMGWANPWVIASMVAGLVFLVIFPFIERRVPSPMFRLDLFKIKMFTYANAAALLNALGRGGMMFMLILLLQGIWLPLNGYSYASTPFWAGIYMLPLTAGVIIMGPISGWLSDKYGPRWIATIGMIITTLSFLVLADLPYNFQYVYFGLALFMMGVGNGMFGSPNSASIMNSVPAQDRGVASGMMTTVMNTAFTASMAMFFTILIVGITQRFPEAMTASLVSIGAVKLAPVLSNIPPTGALFSAFLGYNPVESILANLPPSVVASIPAATKTTITGTTWFPSAFATAFMPALKLSFYIGAAFCAVAALLSWLRGGTYIHGMENPEEVEELKDSKKG from the coding sequence TTGAATGGAAATAATAATGGTACAAGTAATGATTCAGTTGGTAAAAGTGGGCGGGGAATAGATTATAAATGGATAGCCCTTTCTAATGTGATTATAGCATCGTTGATGGGAATGATAAATATGAGTATTGTTCTCATTTCGCTTCCAGCTATTTTCAATGGAATTCATATCGATCCTTTAACATCTTTCCAGTACCTTCTCTGGATTTTGATGGGATACGGTCTGGTAACAGCTACGCTACTCCTTAGTTTCGGCAGGTTGTCAGATATTTATGGACGAGTTAAGCTCTTTAAATTAGGTTTTCTAATATTTACTGTAGGATCTATACTTCTCTATCTTACTCCTTCTACTGGAGATGCTGGTGCACTGGAAATTATCATATTCAGGATTGTGCAGGCAGTTGGAAGTGCTTTATTTATGGCCAACAGTTCGGCAATACTCACCGATGCATTTCCATCCAATGAAAGGGGTAAAGCTCTTGGGATAAACATGGTTGCATTGATGTCAGGTCAGTTTATAGGGCTGATCCTGGGTGGAATACTTGCAATATTCGATTGGAGATTTGTATTCCTGGTGAGTGTACCATTCGGTATTCTTGGTACTATCTGGTCCTCATTGAAGCTTAAAGAAACATCTATTAAGGCTCCAAAAACCAAACTTGATATTTGGGGTAATGCAGTATTTGTGTTAGGAATTACATTGCTGCTTGTTGGAGTTACCTATGGATTAATGCCCTATGGAAATGATCCCATGGGCTGGGCCAATCCCTGGGTAATTGCATCCATGGTTGCAGGTCTTGTGTTTCTGGTTATATTTCCATTCATTGAAAGACGTGTCCCGTCTCCAATGTTCCGTTTGGATCTCTTTAAGATTAAAATGTTTACCTATGCCAATGCAGCTGCACTTTTAAATGCCCTAGGAAGAGGTGGTATGATGTTCATGCTCATACTTCTATTGCAGGGTATCTGGCTGCCATTAAATGGGTACAGTTATGCTTCAACACCTTTCTGGGCCGGAATTTACATGCTCCCACTCACTGCAGGTGTGATAATTATGGGTCCAATTTCAGGTTGGCTCTCTGATAAGTATGGTCCAAGATGGATTGCAACTATTGGAATGATTATAACCACCCTTTCATTCCTTGTACTTGCAGATCTTCCTTACAACTTCCAGTACGTGTATTTTGGATTAGCACTCTTTATGATGGGTGTTGGTAATGGTATGTTTGGATCTCCCAACAGTGCATCTATTATGAACTCTGTACCTGCCCAAGACAGGGGTGTTGCATCTGGAATGATGACAACTGTTATGAACACTGCTTTTACAGCCAGTATGGCCATGTTCTTCACCATACTCATAGTTGGAATTACCCAACGGTTCCCTGAGGCAATGACTGCTTCGCTGGTTTCAATTGGAGCTGTTAAACTTGCACCAGTCCTGAGTAATATACCCCCTACAGGTGCTCTGTTTTCAGCTTTCCTGGGTTACAACCCAGTTGAAAGCATATTGGCAAATCTTCCGCCTTCAGTTGTGGCTTCAATACCAGCTGCAACTAAGACCACTATTACAGGAACAACGTGGTTCCCATCGGCCTTTGCAACTGCATTTATGCCTGCACTTAAACTATCATTTTATATTGGTGCGGCTTTCTGTGCTGTGGCTGCTTTGTTATCATGGCTTCGTGGAGGAACCTATATTCATGGAATGGAAAATCCTGAAGAAGTTGAAGAATTGAAGGATTCAAAAAAAGGGTAG
- a CDS encoding universal stress protein, translating into MYKKILLPTDGSLNAEKAGKHALWLANTSNAEIVVLYVYELYSPRIGVLPLSIVPGSNETLYEPLKEEGKKYAYEFKEKLKILEAEKGYKNIKITAVIEEGRPYNAILNMIESENFDLVVMGASGKHGLDRYTLGSVTERVVRETKKPVLVIP; encoded by the coding sequence ATGTACAAAAAAATTTTATTACCCACAGATGGTTCATTAAATGCAGAAAAGGCAGGTAAACATGCTTTATGGTTAGCAAATACCAGCAACGCCGAAATTGTAGTTTTATATGTTTATGAACTTTACAGTCCAAGAATTGGTGTTTTACCTTTATCAATAGTACCTGGTTCAAACGAAACATTATACGAACCCTTGAAGGAAGAAGGAAAAAAATATGCCTATGAGTTTAAAGAAAAATTAAAAATACTTGAAGCTGAGAAAGGTTATAAAAACATTAAAATAACCGCAGTTATTGAAGAGGGAAGACCTTACAATGCAATACTCAATATGATAGAATCTGAAAACTTTGATCTTGTAGTAATGGGTGCTTCAGGTAAACATGGTCTAGATAGATATACTCTGGGAAGTGTAACTGAACGGGTTGTTAGGGAAACTAAGAAACCTGTTTTAGTGATTCCATGA
- a CDS encoding DUF4013 domain-containing protein yields MNFKDVFIDSLSYPFTDLKRFIVLLLLFLGSFLLIPALVGYGYLLKIIDHTMKGKSGLPDYDKAGDLIVPGIKYYVINLIYGIPSLIIAFLLLNRLDLNALSTTLTLTNPINMILLMIVGFLVSIVFIIGLANMVYEKRFMAAFDFKKIFHLINKIGWKKYLAYILVYSLIVNIISLFTLTLLMPTINPGSLGNIFYYLIFTAINIILSSYSRIFGSRFKGLIYPLEMKEGE; encoded by the coding sequence ATGAATTTTAAAGATGTATTCATAGATTCACTTAGTTATCCATTTACCGATTTAAAAAGATTTATAGTATTATTGCTTCTATTTTTGGGATCATTTTTACTTATTCCTGCTTTGGTTGGCTATGGATATTTATTAAAAATTATAGATCATACTATGAAAGGCAAGAGCGGCCTTCCCGATTATGATAAAGCTGGTGATTTAATAGTGCCAGGTATAAAATATTATGTGATCAATTTAATTTATGGAATTCCTTCGCTAATTATTGCTTTTTTACTCTTAAACAGATTAGATCTAAATGCTCTTTCAACAACTCTTACATTAACAAATCCAATAAATATGATCCTACTTATGATAGTTGGATTTTTAGTTAGTATTGTTTTTATCATAGGATTAGCGAATATGGTCTATGAAAAACGTTTTATGGCTGCATTTGATTTTAAAAAAATATTTCATCTAATAAATAAAATTGGATGGAAGAAATACTTAGCATATATATTAGTATACTCTTTAATTGTAAACATAATCAGCCTTTTCACATTAACTCTGTTAATGCCAACCATCAATCCGGGATCGTTAGGAAATATCTTTTATTACCTAATTTTCACTGCTATCAACATTATATTGAGTTCTTATAGCCGTATCTTTGGAAGTAGATTTAAAGGGTTAATTTATCCTTTAGAAATGAAAGAAGGTGAATAA
- a CDS encoding class I SAM-dependent methyltransferase, with protein MLSKWGGNLQSKIHDLVLDCLSWDGNGKLIDIGCGNAPLSIKAAKKYSKAHVTGIDYWGGMWDFSLKVCEKNAKIEGVQDRITFQKASASDLPFENNYFDAAVSNLVFHEVQDTKDKRDVI; from the coding sequence ATTCTCTCCAAATGGGGGGGGAATCTACAGTCTAAGATACATGATCTGGTTTTAGACTGTTTAAGCTGGGATGGTAACGGTAAGTTAATTGATATAGGATGTGGAAATGCACCGCTTAGTATTAAAGCTGCAAAAAAATATTCTAAAGCCCATGTTACAGGCATTGATTATTGGGGTGGGATGTGGGATTTTTCACTAAAAGTTTGTGAAAAAAATGCAAAAATTGAGGGTGTCCAAGACAGGATAACTTTCCAAAAAGCTTCAGCATCTGATTTGCCATTTGAAAATAATTATTTTGATGCTGCAGTCAGTAATCTTGTTTTTCATGAAGTACAAGATACAAAGGATAAGAGAGATGTTATTTAA
- a CDS encoding flavodoxin family protein, whose translation MKIIVLNGSPKGNVSVTMQYVKFIQEKFPEHELKIMNISERIKKIERNEAYFKEIISEIDSADGILWAFPLYVFLVAAQYKRFIEMITEKQVQYAFKNKYTSVLTTSIHFYDHTAHNYMNAICDDLDMKYLGYYSADMEDLFKESERKNLTTFARNFFEDIKSGVVTTKNYLPISKKEFQYKPSLSPEKIDNHNQKVVVISDLIKDDSNLNSMVKTFKNSLDNVEYFNLNDIDIKGSCLGCLQCGYNNVCVYEGKDDFIDFYNKLKGFDVIIFAGTIEDRYLSSTWKEFFDRGFFNTHIPIFKDKQLGFIISGPLNQNSNLREIMDGYSQWQEANLVDFVTDESEDSNEIDMALQNLARQVIRSASSNYVKPSTFLGVGGMKIFRDAIYGRLRFPFQADHKYYSENGLYDFPQKDMKIRVQNMILILISKIPSIRKDIYQKKLKQEMIRAFENI comes from the coding sequence ATGAAAATAATTGTTTTAAATGGAAGTCCCAAGGGGAATGTTAGTGTTACAATGCAGTATGTTAAGTTTATACAGGAAAAGTTTCCAGAACATGAATTGAAAATAATGAACATATCTGAAAGAATAAAAAAGATTGAAAGGAACGAAGCATATTTTAAAGAAATTATAAGTGAAATAGACAGTGCAGATGGAATTTTATGGGCATTTCCACTCTATGTTTTCCTAGTTGCAGCCCAGTACAAAAGATTTATAGAAATGATAACAGAAAAGCAAGTACAATATGCTTTTAAAAATAAATATACTAGTGTATTAACAACTTCAATACATTTCTATGACCATACAGCACATAATTACATGAATGCTATATGTGATGACCTTGATATGAAATATTTAGGATACTACTCTGCAGATATGGAAGACTTGTTCAAGGAAAGTGAAAGAAAAAATTTAACAACCTTTGCAAGAAACTTCTTTGAAGATATCAAATCTGGTGTGGTTACAACTAAAAATTATTTACCAATATCTAAAAAAGAATTCCAATACAAACCCAGTTTAAGCCCCGAAAAAATAGATAATCATAACCAAAAGGTTGTTGTGATTTCAGATTTAATTAAAGATGATTCTAATTTAAATTCAATGGTTAAAACCTTTAAAAACTCATTAGATAATGTCGAGTACTTCAATTTAAATGATATCGATATTAAAGGCAGTTGTCTAGGATGTTTACAGTGTGGCTATAACAATGTTTGTGTATATGAGGGTAAAGATGATTTTATTGACTTTTACAATAAATTAAAGGGTTTTGATGTCATTATCTTTGCAGGTACCATTGAAGACCGTTACTTATCAAGTACGTGGAAAGAGTTCTTTGACAGGGGATTTTTCAACACCCATATTCCAATTTTTAAAGATAAACAGTTGGGATTCATTATTTCAGGACCATTGAATCAAAATTCAAATCTGCGTGAAATCATGGATGGTTACAGCCAATGGCAGGAAGCCAATCTTGTGGACTTTGTAACAGACGAATCTGAGGATTCAAATGAAATTGACATGGCATTACAAAACCTTGCAAGGCAAGTTATTAGATCTGCTAGTTCCAATTATGTTAAACCTTCAACTTTCCTTGGTGTAGGTGGAATGAAAATATTCAGGGATGCTATCTATGGAAGGCTTAGATTTCCATTCCAGGCTGATCACAAGTACTACAGTGAAAATGGATTATATGATTTTCCCCAGAAAGATATGAAAATAAGAGTCCAAAACATGATACTTATTCTAATATCCAAAATACCCAGTATACGGAAGGATATCTATCAAAAGAAACTTAAACAAGAAATGATTCGGGCATTTGAAAATATATAA
- a CDS encoding TetR/AcrR family transcriptional regulator — MSISPRRKRDRERKTNEIVVAAENEFFSKGYEKTTMESIAAKLELTKPALYRYFKNKDDLYYAVVLRGTIILANMMDKEVASQDTGIKKIYATGLAYCKFYKEYPDYTKVLLEAKADFSPVKDSINLEKLIEYSTKQLTIMCNAIETGKKDGTIRADIDTFMTALYLIESTTAILQLSKNTEFAIKSMGINKEEFIRHSFKLMGNSIENNDKENNI, encoded by the coding sequence ATTTCAATTTCACCGAGAAGAAAACGGGACAGAGAAAGAAAGACAAATGAAATAGTTGTTGCTGCTGAAAATGAGTTCTTTTCAAAGGGATATGAAAAAACTACAATGGAATCCATAGCAGCTAAACTCGAACTAACCAAACCCGCTTTGTACAGATATTTTAAAAATAAAGATGACCTTTATTATGCTGTTGTGCTTCGTGGTACAATTATATTAGCAAATATGATGGATAAGGAAGTTGCATCACAAGATACAGGTATAAAAAAAATTTATGCAACAGGTTTAGCATACTGCAAATTCTACAAAGAATATCCAGACTACACAAAGGTTTTGCTGGAAGCAAAAGCCGATTTTAGTCCGGTTAAAGATAGTATAAACCTTGAAAAACTGATAGAATACAGCACAAAACAATTAACAATCATGTGCAATGCAATTGAGACAGGAAAGAAAGATGGAACAATAAGGGCAGATATTGACACGTTCATGACCGCTTTATATCTGATAGAATCAACAACCGCCATACTGCAGTTATCAAAGAATACAGAGTTTGCAATTAAGTCCATGGGAATAAATAAAGAAGAATTTATACGCCACTCCTTTAAATTAATGGGTAATTCAATCGAAAATAATGATAAGGAGAATAATATATGA